The following are from one region of the Pocillopora verrucosa isolate sample1 chromosome 3, ASM3666991v2, whole genome shotgun sequence genome:
- the LOC136279720 gene encoding NLR family CARD domain-containing protein 4-like yields MKRCHEESSPSDASTPKERVKQVPSDEDLEWLSQKLNEWKRVGRRLKIEEARLTAFDNENKEWSEKIYKMLLHWRERDGSAATYTVLHDALCHPLVNRRDLAEQLITGDSTKHLPRPKVKRRDEESSLNDASTPKKRDSSVTEFWEWCRNQLRAFYNTMCQVKITPWDPDNTVHINSIYIQVTFLQDHRKPDGTTKKKLGDSSEVFEGDEDHPIRRRILVYGRPGIGKSTFTQKVAVDWANGRTKILEKFNLLLLIRLRDVCGISDLCTMLKTAELLSADDPMAVNNLCEYVRQNQEKVLLILDGYDEYSGGKSSLIHQIWRGSQLRDCCVMITTRPVKEDELRVPSHAQFELNGFDSWEQKKQFASKILPDEEDVEGLLGYLSKHDLEEMAEIPLLLLMLCLLWKEKKHQLPTSRAEIYVGFIQTLLNHMASKDSENVATDKSIDEYQEELSKIGKLAFDALLEGCLHFNFSKFPPGDLFEKLIHVGFFQVSKLSALNREKIVYFLHKSVQEFLAAWFIVQEVKVKKNETVTCLSGMDTFEKSKKMDEVLKFVCELSSDAASFVFDHLRYVGEKEGLTIYNFTRTPSVNDLSDEQCHFIELCVDCLFCCPASDRLTVYSTFLSCVNHVVMLHDEHVSTAAEKNFFKGTASFPNYLFFKYTTKYNDRESILSILSDLNAVVLTCSGEVKDFKKYADLLHANLFLKKSEKKNFIYLRRITDAVFCSKLLPELISAPVCSSQPPVDNLGENEDNNVALSLTENRSDQAQQHCLSLVREVKLHVETVEDFVLLKNLLPFLTSLRDIDILGGVNDALEGNSIENTIRRINFTDNLHSLKLCGNNLTAKCAAFIAESLHHSPNLHELCLSINSLHSGVSHLAKNLHHTPRLTILELRFVQMGEKECAALAASLQYLNKLKKLDMSHNALGHGIIELAKNLNSVPNLTKLNLSYTNIGEDEASALARALKDVPELSDLDMSFNALGHGIIELAKNLNSVPNLTKLKLLDTNMGEDEASALARALKDVPELSDLFLGWNPLGRGVRDLVQHLSSVPKLKGLILKCVQMTKTETEELCTAVNGRGISLFTDYHAFREGDEGMIYRLLTKAELKKEGIRFRKEPDDDDDDDDDDDDDDDDESEDDDDDDDDNDEDEDSEHLDDDDDEDDGDDEVSDDLNDDDDENE; encoded by the exons ATGAAACGCTGTCATGAAGAGTCCTCTCCGAGTGACGCCTCAACTCCAAAGGaaagag TCAAGCAAGTTCCCAgtgacgaagatttagagtggctttcgCAGAAACTCAATGAATGGAAGAGAGTCGGGCGTCGTCTTAAAATTGAGGAGGCAAGGTTAACGGCGtttgacaatgaaaataaggaatggtctgaaaaaatctacaaaatgttattacattGGAGAGAGAGGGATGGCTCAGCCGCAACATACACGGTCCTACATGATGCATTGTGTCATCCATTGGTTAATCGCAGAGATTTAGCTGAGCAACTTATCACTG gtgattctactaaacatttgccTCGGCCAAAGGTGAAACGCCGTGATGAAGAGTCGTCTCTGAATGACGCCTCAACCccaaagaaaagag ACTCGTCTGTAACAGAATTTTGGGAATGGTGCCGGAATCAGTTGAGGGCGTTTTACAACACCATGTGTCAAGTGAAAATAACACCATGGGACCCAGACAACACGGTACACATTAATAGCATTTACATACAAGTAACGTTTTTACAAGACCACAGGAAACCTGACGggacaacgaaaaaaaagctgGGAGACAGCAGTGAAGTATTTGAAGGTGACGAAGATCATCCCATCCGTAGACGAATTCTGGTGTATGGAAGACCTGGAATAGGAAAGTCTACTTTCACTCAAAAAGTAGCTGTGGATTGGGCGAATGGGAGAACGAAGATCCTGGAAAAGTTCAATCTTTTACTGTTAATCAGGTTACGAGACGTTTGTGGTATTTCGGACCTCTGTACCATGTTAAAAACAGCGGAACTATTGTCTGCTGATGACCCGATGGCAGTCAATAACTTGTGTGAATATGTCCGTCAGAACCAGGAGAAAGTGCTGCTCATTTTGGATGGATATGATGAGTACAGCGGTGGAAAATCATCCCTAATTCACCAGATTTGGAGAGGCAGTCAACTGAGAGACTGTTGTGTAATGATCACAACGCGGCCAGTGAAAGAGGATGAGCTTAGAGTGCCAAGTCACGCTCAGTTTGAACTTAACGGGTTCGATAGCTGGgaacagaagaaacagtttgcaaGTAAGATTCTTCCTGATGAGGAAGATGTTGAAGGGCTACTTGGATACCTAAGCAAGCATGACCTCGAGGAGATGGCAGAGATTCCACTattattgttgatgttgtgtCTTCTGTGGAAAGAGAAAAAGCATCAATTACCAACATCTCGTGCAGAAATTTACGTAGGATTTATTCAGACTCTCTTGAATCATATGGCTTCTAAAGACTCAGAAAACGTCGCAACAGATAAAAGCATAGATGAATATCAAGaggaactttccaaaataggaAAACTTGCATTCGATGCTCTTTTGGAGGGCTGCCTTCATTTTAACTTCAGTAAATTTCCGCCTGGTGATCTCTTCGAGAAGCTTATTCATGTCGGttttttccaagtttccaaACTTTCTGCTTTGAACCGTGAGAAGATCGTGTATTTTCTTCACAAGTCCGTTCAGGAGTTTCTCGCCGCCTGGTTCATCGTTCAAGAAGTGAAGGTTAAGAAGAATGAAACTGTCACCTGCCTGTCAGGAATGGATacgtttgaaaaatcaaagaagatgGATGAAGTTCTAAAATTCGTTTGTGAGTTGTCATCAGATGCTGCCAGCTTTGTTTTTGATCATCTACGTTATGTCGGAGAGAAAGAAGGTCtcacaatttacaatttcaCTAGGACGCCTTCTGTCAATGATTTGTCTGATGAACAATGCCACTTTATTGAACTCTGTGtcgattgtttgttttgttgtccaGCCTCGGACAGACTAACTGTGTACTCCACATTTCTCTCATGTGTTAACCATGTCGTAATGCTTCATGACGAACACGTGTCTACTGCTGCTGAGAAAAACTTCTTCAAAGGCACCGCCAGTTTTccaaactatttattttttaaatatacaaCTAAATATAATGATCGTGAGAGTATTCTATCCATATTGTCTGACTTGAACGCGGTCGTTTTAACGTGCTCTGGAGAAgttaaagattttaaaaaatacgcCGATTTACTCCATGCGAACCTTTTCctcaaaaaaagcgaaaaaaaaaactttatctaTCTACGTCGCATAACAGATGCTGTTTTTTGCTCTAAACTTCTTCCTGAACTGATATCAGCGCCGGTTTGTTCTTCTCAGCCACCTGTAGATAATCTGGGAGAGAATGAGGACAACAACGTTGCACTGTCTCTGACTGAGAACAGATCTGACCAGGCACAACAACATTGTTTGTCACTGGTGAGAGAGGTTAAGTTACATGTGGAAACAGTTGAGGATTTTGTTCTGTTGAAGAACTTGTTGCCTTTTTTAACATCTCTTCGAGATATTGATATATTGGGGGGCGTGAATGATGCCTTGGAAGGTAATTCGATTGAGAACACGATTCGCAGAATTAATTTTACTGACAATCTCCACAGTTTAAAACTTTGTGGTAACAATCTAACAGCAAAGTGTGCTGCTTTTATTGCTGAGTCACTGCACCACTCTCCAAACTTGCATGAGCTCTGCTTGTCAATCAACTCCTTACACAGCGGTGTGAGTCATTTGGCCAAGAATCTTCATCACACTCCACGGTTGACTATTTTAGAGTTACGTTTTGTACAAATGGGAGAAAAGGAATGTGCTGCACTGGCTGCCTCATTACAGtacttaaacaagttaaaaaaactgGATATGTCTCACAATGCACTGGGTCACGGGATCATTGAACTGGCCAAGAACCTGAACAGTGTACCCAATCTGACTAAGCTGAACCTGTCGTATACAAATATAGGTGAAGATGAAGCATCAGCACTGGCTCGTGCACTTAAGGATGTACCAGAGCTGAGCGATCTTGATATGAGTTTCAATGCACTGGGTCACGGGATCATTGAACTGGCCAAGAACCTGAACAGTGTACCCAATCTGACTAAGCTGAAGCTGTTGGATACAAATATGGGTGAAGATGAAGCATCTGCACTGGCTCGTGCACTTAAGGATGTACCAGAGCTGAGCGATCTTTTTCTAGGGTGGAATCCACTTGGCAGAGGAGTCAGGGACCTGGTCCAGCATCTCAGCAGTGTTCCTAAGCTGAAGGGCCTGATTCTGAAGTGTGTTCAGATGACAAAGACAGAGACTGAAGAGTTGTGTACAGCAGTAAATGGGAGAGGCATCAGTTTGTTTACCGATTACCAT GCATTTAGAGAAGGAGATGAAGGGATGATCTATCGACTTCTTACAAAAGCTGAGCTGAAAAAGGAAGGAATAAGGTTCAGAAAAGAGCcagatgatgatgacgatgacgatgatgatgatgatgatgatgatgatgacgaaagtgaggatgatgacgatgacgatgatgataatgacgaaGATGAAGATAGTGAGCATctcgatgatgatgatgatgaggatgatggCGATGATGAAGTTAGTGACGATctcaatgatgatgatgatgaaaatgagtAA